A genomic stretch from Papio anubis isolate 15944 chromosome 18, Panubis1.0, whole genome shotgun sequence includes:
- the LOC101020215 gene encoding haptoglobin codes for MSALGAVVALLLWGQLFAVDSGNDVTDIADDGCPKPPMIANGYVEHLVRYQCKNYYRLRTEGDGVYTLNNEKQWTNKAVGDKLPECEAVCGKPKNPADAVQRILGGHLDAKGSFPWQAKMVSRHNLTTGATLINEQWLLTTAKNLFLNHSENATAKDIAPTLTLYVGKKQLVEIEKVVLHPNYSQVDIGLIKLKQKVPVNERVMPICLPSKDYAEVGRVGYVSGWGRNANFNFTDHLKYVMLPVADQYDCIKHYEGSKCPKRKAPKNPVGVQPILNEHTFCAGMSKYQEDTCYGDAGTAFAVHDMEEDTWYAAGILSFDKSCGVAKYGVYVKATSIQDWVQKTIAEN; via the exons ATGAG TGCTCTGGGAGCTGTCGTTGCCCTCCTGCTCTGGGGACAGCTTTTTGCAGTGGACTCAGGCAACGATGTCACGGATATCGCAG atgacggCTGCCCAAAGCCCCCCATGATCGCAAATGGCTACGTGGAGCACTTGGTTCGCTACCAGTGTAAGAACTACTACAGGCTGCGCACAGAAGGAGATG GAGTGTACACCTTAAACAATGAGAAGCAGTGGACAAATAAGGCTGTTGGAGATAAACTTCCTGAATGTGAAGCAG TGTGTGGGAAGCCCAAGAATCCGGCAGACGCAGTGCAGCGGATCCTGGGTGGACACCTGGATGCCAAAGGCAGCTTTCCCTGGCAGGCTAAGATGGTTTCCCGCCATAATCTCACCACAGGGGCCACGCTGATCAATGAACAATGGCTGCTGACCACGGCTAAAAATCTCTTCCTGAACCATTCAGAAAATGCAACAGCGAAAGACATTGCCCCTACTTTAACACTCTATGTGGGGAAAAAGCAGCTTGTAGAGATTGAGAAGGTGGTTCTACACCCTAACTACTCCCAGGTAGATATTGGGCTCATCAAACTCAAACAGAAGGTGCCTGTTAATGAGAGAGTGATGCCCATCTGCCTACCTTCAAAGGATTATGCAGAAGTAGGGCGTGTGGGTTACGTGTCTGGCTGGGGGCGAAATGCCAATTTTAACTTTACTGACCATCTGAAGTATGTCATGCTGCCTGTGGCTGACCAATACGATTGCATAAAGCACTATGAAGGCAGCAAATGCCCCAAAAGGAAGGCACCGAAGAACCCTGTAGGGGTGCAGCCCATACTGAATGAACACACCTTCTGTGCCGGCATGTCTAAGTACCAGGAAGACACCTGCTATGGCGATGCAGGCACTGCCTTTGCCGTTCACGACATGGAGGAGGACACCTGGTATGCAGCTGGGATCCTAAGCTTTGATAAGAGCTGTGGTGTGGCTAAGTATGGTGTGTATGTGAAGGCGACTTCCATCCAGGACTGGGTTCAGAAAACCATAGCCGAGAACTAA